CTGAAGATCCGAGCTGGGGTAGAGGTGGAAGTGGATGGTCCTCAGGCTTGAAGACAGGATATCGGTTGTCTTCTCTGTGGTCCAGGGAAActcattctttctgtttctaaTCCATGATCCTGGTATCTCACAAGTCCCAGCAAGATAAGGCCACAGAGAACCCTTCTTCTTGGCCCTGTTTCATATGGAATATGACACATGATGTCTACAcactcccctctcctcccagcaAGAGGGGCTGGGAGTCCGTCCAACTGTTTGCCAAAGGGCTTTCACAATCACCATGTGCTTCTCATCTTCTGGCAACCCTTTCATCCCCATTTGAAAGTGgaagttgtttgtttgttcacgCGCTGGTTCATTCATTGTTTGCTGAGTACCACCATGGGCTGGCAGATAGGGTTCTTGGGCACATGAGTGGGGCCGGCTGTCCCAGCCTCCTCCGCTCCAGCCTTTCTGCACACTGGCACCCTGAGGACACCCTCCCACGGTGCTGTCTGTCTGTGTCCCAGTGACCAACATCAATGATGGGCTGCTGAGGGGCATCAGTATGCTGAACAAGGCCCGAGAGGAGCACAGAGTCCCGGAGAGGAGCACCTCCATCGTCATCATGCTGACTGATGGGGATGCCAATGTTGGTGAGGAGCATGGGCATGGCTTTGAGCTAGGGCTGGAGCACTTGGCTGTTGCTCCTGGCTCTGTAGCTGGCTCGTTGGAAAACCTGAGGTAGCTCTTCCCTGGGTTCCCTGTGGTCTGCCTCTCCCTTCCCTCAAGGGCAGGGTCCTGCCTCTCTCTGCCAGGGCTCTCCACCATCTGCCCCACAAGGGCTCCTGGTTGTGACTCCACCAACTCTGCATGTGCAGGAGTCCGGTCTCCCCAGACACAGCTGGTCTAgaccagccccagccctggggacTATGAATACCCCTTTCTCCAACAGGTGAGAGCAGACCTGAAAAAATCCAAGAGAATGTGCGGAACGCCATCGGGGGCAAGTTCCCCTTGTATAACCTGGGCTTTGGCAACAATCTGAATTATAACTTCCTGGAGAACATGGCCCTGGAGAACCATGGGTTTGCCCGGCGCATTTATGAGGACTCCGATGCCGATCTGCAGTTGCAGGTACACCTTGTCTTGCACACTTCCGGGCATAAGGAGCTCACTACTTCCTCAGACAGCTGCTCCATAAGGTGACAGTTTTAGTTATTAGGAAGAGCTTCCTCTTGGGTCAAAATCCACCTCTGACTATCTCTTACCCATCAATAAGGATTCTGATTTTGTCCTTGGGCTACACAACAGGCCTGCTTCTTCAGTAGGATTATCAGAGCAAACATAGGACATCTGGTTCAATATGAATTTCTGATAAATAACGAATTTTTGTAGTGTAAGTATGCCCGAAGTATTGCACAGGACTTCATATTAGTGTACTGTGGCTGCCATCCCTAAGTACCAAGTGGCTTCAATGAGAGAAACATATTATCTCCCAGTTCCAGAGCCTGGACGTCCTAGATCCATGTGGCAgtgggttggttccttctgagggttATGAGGGCAGATCTGTTCTaggcctctttccttttctccatggCTTATcaatggctgtcttctccctgtgtctgcaCACATCTTCCCTCTGGATGTCTGTGTCCAACTCCCCTTTTAATAAGGACATCAATCATATTGGATTGGGGCCCACACTCATGACCTTATTTTgtagactctgtctccaaataagtTTGAATTTTAGGAGTACACTATTCAACCCATAACAGACATACCTACACTAAAAAATTACTCATTGTTTATTTGACCTTCAGCGTAGCTGCATGTCCTGTCTTTGTATTTGCTGAATCTGGCAATTTTGTTCCTGCTTTAGGCAGGTAACGGCATCTCCACCTCTGCAGGGCAGCCACCCCATCccttctctcctctgtctccgGATCTCTGCGCTCATGTACACATCACCTTCTCATCTGCCTCTCtttacttccttttctccttcttgctTTCATTCCAATAGACATTCCTTAAATACTTTCTTTGTGCCAAGAACTCTGtcctttcatatttctttttttaataggaaaTACTTCTAAAACTGTTGTTTCTAGTCTTCCCTGTGTCTACCTGGGAGCAGGGAGTTGCGGTGGGGTGGCCCCCACAGACTAAAGGATGTAGTCAGGGACAGGCAGAGTGAGCATTAGGAGCCAAGGCGGGCCCAGCCCTGGGGCGTGGATGCCCAGCTGCAGCATCGGTGGGAGCCTGACCTGGGGCTTGAGATGACCGGCCCTGTTTGAACTTCAGGGCTTCTATGAGGAGGTGGCCAACCCACTGCTGACAGGTGTGGAGATGGAGTACCCCGAGAATGCCATCCTGGGCCTCACCCAGAACACTTACCAGCACTTCTATGACGGCTCTGAGATTGTGGTGGCTGGGCGCCTGGTGGGCGAGGACGTGAACAGCTTTAAGGCGGATGTGAAGGGCCATGGGGTGAGTGGGGACAGGGCCTGGAAATGTGATGGGGATGGGGTATCAGCAGTGGTGGGGCTCTGGCCTCGTGAAGGTCCAGGAGTGGTGGCCCCTGAACCTGACCCACCCAGGCCTCCAGCCCCTTGCCtccttccacccccaccccaggccgCCAACGACCTGACCTTCACAGAGGAGGTGGACatgaaggagatggagaaggcCCTGCAGGAGCGGGACTATATCTTCGGGAATTACATTGAGCGGCTCTGGGCCTATCTCACCATCGAGCAGCTGCTGGAGAAGCGGTAAGCAGAGCCCCAGCCCCCACCTGTGCCTACCCCTGGCTGGGCTCCAACAGAAGGGCACCCCAGTGCGCAGTCCCAGCGGTGCTGCCCTCTTCTTGGCCCAGTCCAGGAACTGTCTGTAGAGCAGCCTGTAAGGAACCCCAGGCCGCCACTCCCCATCCTGGCAGCCCCAAGGCTCAAGCGGGCAAGCTCCGTGGCCAGCAGCCTGGGAGTGCCCTGGGGTAAGGGGGTCCTCAGCACCCTGCTCCCCACACTGGGCATGGCCCAGGGGTGGTGAGACTGAGTGGAACTGAAGGCTGGGATCCCAGTCCTCAGTGTTCAGAGGGCAGAGCTGAGGGTCAACACTGACCCACTGAGAGGGTTGTGTTGGTGTGGGTGGGATTAGCCTGCGAAGCCTTTAGTACACAATCTAGCTGAGTACTCCGCACATGGACACCATTGCGAGTGGCTGTTGTAgccccttattttatttatttatttatttttgagatggggtctcgttctgtcacccaggctggaatgcaatggcgcgatctcagctcactacaacctccgcctcctgggttcaagcaattctcctgcctcagcctcccgagtagctgggattacaggcatgcaccaccacgcctggctaatttttgcatttttagtaagagacggggtttcaccatgttggccaggctggtctcgaactcctgacctcaggtgattcacccgcctcagcctcctaaagtgctgggattacaggtgtgagccaccatgcccagccggccCTTATGTTTTATAcatggggaaaccaaggcccagtgAGGAAACAGGGCTTGTTCACATGCCCCAGGGAGTTGTGAGCCAGTCTTCTCCGAGCCCAACTGGGCTGTACCCGGGGGTAGGTGGAGTGGGGATCCCCAGCTGCGTCCAGCGCTCCAGTGCAGGGGAAGCGGGCAGGATGCTGCTCTCCAGGCTGTCCTCCTGACTGGCCCCTCCTCACAGCAAGAACGCCCATGGCGAGGAGAAGGAGAACCTCACGGCCCAGGCCCTGGACCTGTCCCTCAAGTATCACTTTGTGACTCCACTGACCTCCATGGTGGTGACCAAGCCTGAGGACAACGAGGATGAGAGGGCCATCGCCGACAAGCCTGGGGAAGGTGGGGATAGGGATGGAGGCCGGAACCCGGAGGCCTCCCTCTAGGACCCTGCGCTGGACAGCATCCCTGAGTGTCCAGTGGAGGAGTGGGCCAGGCTGGGGAGACCCAGACTTGCTGAAGTGGGACATCTGAAGGAAAACTGGCCACGGGCTGGGGAGAGTGGGGTGCAGCGTGAAGCAGTCTGTATGGACAGTGGGGTGTGGGGTGAATAGGAGCCTCTGCACCTCTAAAGGGATGTGAGTAAAGGGGCACACTGCTCAGGGGACATTGCAAGGAAAAGGACTGAGGCTGCAGCATGGAAGGGCTTAGTTAGACAAGAAGAAGCATTTCCAATATGAAAGTTAGGCCTGGAGCAGACTACCAGGCACCTAGAGACTGTTAGGGGAACAGTCCCTGAGAGCTGGAGGCTGGGACCCCTCAACCAGACCCCAGACTGCACTACTCAACGGGGGATCCCAAATGCCCACTGCACCTAGgcacagggtgtgtgtgtggtggtgggggatTGGCATTGGGAGACATGGGAGGCAAAGAGCTTCTGGCTTCCAGGCCTCTGGCTTCCAGGAACTCCTAGTTCCAGGGGACACCCAGTGGGGGAACAGCTGGCTGCTGGGAGGCCCACAGCCTAGGGCTGGTTCGCCAAGCAGCCAGCTCTGGTCCTTGCTCACCAGTGCCCTGTGTCTTCTAACgcatttctcctcttcctcccttgcTGCACCTGCAGATGCAGAAGGTAAGCTTTAGCCAGCCACTGGGGTGGACATTATGGAAGGGAGACAAGAGAGAACTGAGGAGGCCTTTCCAAGCAAGATAGAACCCCCAGCCATGGGGGCACACTTGGGACACCTGGGCTCAGGCCCAGCCCTATTGCCAAATCATGACTctgcccctctctgagcctgaggATCCCTGTAAGTTAATTGAGAGTGGCTTCCCTTGCCCAGGGAGAGACAAACAGTATGACAGTATCTGTGACCTGTAAAAATGAGCAATTTAGCATGTCAGTTGTTTATACTTCATTAATCCTGTAGCAACCCTCCGAGAGGGTCCTtttatgatccccattttacaatgGGGAAACTGGGGCACAGACGGGTTAATTTGCTCAGTCTATTTGCTCACAGACTCAGCAGATGGCCAAGCTGGTACTTAGGTCAAGGCAGTCTGGCCCCAGTGCCCATGCTGGGGATTGCTGGGGATCACAGTCCTCTGTGCCTCTCTCTCCACAAAACTGGAACCTCACAGACTCCCTGCCACTAGGCAGGGCCTCCCCAGCCGCTACTGGCCTGCCCCACCTCCATCTATAAGCAGGGCACGTTTGGACTGGGCCATCACTTTCCCCTCAGAATAGCCCTGACAAACGTACCGGTGCACGTGAGTACATATATGCATgcgcatgcatatgtgtgtgcctgtgtgcacgTATGGGTGGGTGTTTACTACTAAGAAGCAACAGACAGCCGTGCGCCTCACTCACCCCAACTAGGCGGTGGGAAGCCCAGGGGTGGGGCAGATGTTTGCTGTAAGCATTACTCAAGAAGCTGATGACTTAATGGCTTGCATCTCAGCCACATCAGAAAGCCCTGCCCCAACATTAAAATCATATCCTATTGCCACCAGTCCCATAAAGGATTTCCCTGGATGTGCCCCATTTCTAAAGCCTAATCTTTGGGGTCACATCTCCACCTGTATCTGCCAGTGTTGGGGCCCAGCAGCACTAAAACAGGCAGAAAGGACAGGGCTGGGGGAGAAGGAACCCCTAGACCCTGCTCAGGACTGCCCTTTGGCTTCCTTTCAGCCACACCGGTGAGCCCCGCGATGTCCTACCTGAGTGAGTACACGCTGGCGGCTGCCCCTCCGCCCACTGCTTAGAGCCTGCCCCTGCCACGTGTCCCTCCGCCGTGGCTACTCACTCAGCCCTCCAGGATGGGCAGATGGACAGTGTGCCCTGAGGAGACTGAGGGGTGGGAGGGCAATGGCATTAGAGAGCAGGAAGGGGAGGGACATGAGCTGAACGCCCATGGAGGTCGTCGGGCACTTCCCAGGGCCACTTGCTTAGCTCAGCCCCCTCTCTCCTTGTATCTGCAGCCAGCTACCAGCCTCCTCAAAACCCCTACTACTACGGTGAGTCCCTGGCTGCTCCTGGGGAAGGCTCAGGGGCTTGGGCATGTGCTCCTGCCTGTCTTGGAGTTGAGtccatggaggccagaaggctgGGGGAGGCCCCAGGTATGATGAGAGGCCCCGGGAGTCAGCCCCTTCTCTAATGTGTCACCAGTGGATGGGGACCCCCACTTCATCATCCAAGTTCCAGAGAAAGACGATGCCCTCTGCTTCAACATCAATGAAGCCCCAGGCACCGTACTGCGCCTTATTCAGGACCCAGTCACAGGTGAAGCTTGTGGGCTAGGGCCGGGGCCAGGAGGCTCTTCCTGGGAGGGCTTGGGTGCCACCAGGTAGGCACATGGACCGGGTTTTCACTCTGCCCAGTAAGGCATCGTCTTCACATGCAGAGAAAcccctgggggtggggagtgccCAGGGCCACAGGCTCACTCAGCGCCGCATGCTAGCACTATTGGGAGATGATTAGAGTGAATGGGCCGCCTGGGCCTAGGGTAGGACCCAGCCTGTGTCTGGGGAATAGTTTTTCTCTGAACAACACTCCCTGGCCCAGGCAAGGGGCAGACCCACAATGTTCCAGCATGACCCAAACCTAGAGTGTCTAGGAAACAACAGGCTTGGGCGCTGAAGTCCTGGTCTCTCTTGTGGCCCCCACTCTGCTGCCCTAGCTCAGCTCGTCTGGTGGAAGAGGAAGGCACACCCCTAAAGGCAATCTGGACTCAGAGTTCTTGCTGGTCTCTCCCCCTGCCCCATCCCTCTGGCAGGCCTCACAGTTAACGGGCAGATCGTCGGTGACAAGAGAAGCAGCCCTGACTCCAAGACCAGAAAGACTTACTTTGGAAAACTGGGCATTGCCAATGCTCAGATGGATTTCCAGGTGGAGGTGACGACGGAGAAGATCACCCTGTGGAACAGGGCCGTGCCGAGCACTTTCAGCTGGCTGGACACAGTCACGGTCACGCAGGATGGGTAAGCTCCCCTACAAGGTCTCCAACGTGGACTACAGGCTGAGGGTCTAAGGAGGTTCTTGAGGGATTTAGACAAATCCCAGGACAGGAGACCCATGGAGGTCACAGGAAAGATCAGAGGCCCCAGAATCCAGTCTCCTGCCACAGGGGAGGGTGACCATAGTGGCCCCCAACCAAACCCTGGGGCCCTGTCAGAGCCAGAATTGGTAGCTGCACAGTTCAGCTGGTTGGGTGAAGGCATTAGGTGATAATGGCCGCCTTTTGCCTCTTCTGTAGCTGCTCATCTTCTTAGCTCTCTTGTCTTCAGATCCCCCACAGTCTcccactgaggctcagagaaggtgtGAAGCCTGCCCAGTGTCATTCAGGAAGTCAGTGACTGACCTGGGGCTGGACCACAGGCCTCCAAACTCATAGGCCAGCCATCTCTTTCCCACTTATAGACACACAAGGATCCACTCACGGGAGGGGAGACAGTGTGCATGAGGCAACCTCTTTCCAACACTCCTGAGATAGTTTCTAGAGTCTGTGGGCCCTCAGGTGCCTTGTACACAAGATACCCTTGAGTCAGATGCCCAGTGTCACAGCCACTGGCCCCACAGCCACTTTCTGGCCTCCTTTCGTAGGCTATCCATGATGATCAACAGGAAGAAGAACGTGGTGGTCTCCTTTGGAGATGGGGTTACCTTTGTGGTCGTCCTACACCAGGTGTGGAAGAAACATCCTGTCCACTGTGACTTTCTAGGCTTCTACGTGGTGGACAGTCACCGGATGTCAGCACAGACGCATGGGCTGCTGGGTATGAAGTGTTCAGACTGCAGGCTGTTCAGGCCtgagagcagcatgggaaagAAATACACAAGGCCTTCCTAGCCATCCCGTACCCAGCTTACAACACCCCATTCAGCCCTTGCATAAACCCTAAAAGGCCAGTGGCCACGTTGCCCGTGGCAATGGCCAGGGTCTGACAGCATGAATGTTTTTCTTACCAGGGCAATTCTTCCAACCCTTTGACTTTAAAGTCTCTGACATCCGGCCAGGCTCTGACCCCACAAAGCCAGATGCCACATTGGTGGTGAAGAACCATCAGCTGACTGTCACTAGGTGAGGAGACTTCTCCAACACCCTCACCTGCTCAGcaaggtggaggaggaaggagccCCCGCTGCCCAGGCACATTAGTCTGGTGGGCTTTTGTCTTCTGTGGGGTACCCTTGTTTCTCTTTGAGGTCTTGGCCCCTACCAGGCTCTTTCTAATCAAGAAAAAGCCCAAACTTGGCTTCTGAGAAAGAATAATCATGTAACTTCATTCTTGACCAAAGAATTCTGGGCTGTTAGAATTGCCAACTTCCCACCCTTTTTCAATCTCAGGTCGGAGAGCCTGGCACCCATCTTCCCCACCCCAAGTATTGCAGCATCTCTCCTCTTTCCCCAGAGGCTCCCAGAAAGATTACAGAAAGGATGCCAGCATTGGCACGAAGGTTGTCTGCTGGTTCGTCCACAACAACGGAGAAGGGCTGATTGATGGTGTCCACACCGACTACATTGTCCCCAACCTGTTTTGAGTAGACACGCCAGCTCCTGTTGGGATGGATGGCCCAGATTTTGTGGCATCTGGAACCTGGGCACAGAGAGGGGCCTGTGGGAGGGGCTGGGAAAATAAAGTCCAAGGTTGAGACCAGACAGTTGCCAGCCTCTACATGCTTTCATGAGCCTCTGCTCCAGGGAACAGGCAGCTGGGACCCATGGCAGCTCAAAAAAGGGGATGGTTAGCAGGAAGGCAACTTCTTGGGCCTCTCCACTGACACAGCTGAGACACAGAATTGGTTAGACTGGAACTTTAGGGAGTCAAATGTATGACAGCTTGGGGGAAAAATAAAGAACTGACTCTGAAGGAAAGGGGCTCTGAGAAGTCAGGAAGGGTTGAATGTATTTCAGTATCCAGGAAAGTCATAAGATAAGTAAATGGTCCCAGCTCAGGAGCTCCAATCAGGACCTTTAGAAGTAGATAATACTCCAGTGCAGACACAGCCCACATCTAAATGGGGATGTCAGCCAcccttccatctatccatccatctacccaccatccatccacccatccctccacccatccatccattcatccacccacccacccattcaccaTTCCACCATCTGTTCACCCAtgcatccactcatccatctgtCTGTTCCTCTACCATGCATGCATCCACCCATCAACCTATCTATCCATCCCTCTgaccatctgtccattcatccattcatccccCAGCTACCTATTCATCATCCAACTATGCAtctgtccacccatccatcctaCCATCTGTCCATCTctccatttgtccatccatccatccatccatccatccatccatccaaccatcaattcacccacccatccacctacgTACCCATCCATCAATTCAGCAGATAAACACAATACCCTGGGCCACGATCTGGGGGTACAGTTGAGTAATCCAGTTCCTATTTTCATGAGTGCTCAAGTTTGTCTTCAGCTGGGCCAGGCATCTCTGGGATCCTCTGATTGTACCTTATGATGACCACTTGTTGTATCCTCCCAATGAGTCTGTGGTGGGGTAGAGGGTCAGAGAGAGGTTCCTGGACAAGGGGCTTTGAGACCTCTCCAGTCTGGACAACTCTCTCCCACCTGGACACCTGCAATTGCCACTTCCTGAGTCTCCCTGCTTCCTCTACTGCTTCCCATAGAGAGCTTTTTACAGAGCAGATGTGATCACCACTCGCAGACTAAATCCCTACAAATGACATCTTCCATCCTTGGCTCTTGGAACCATGACCAAGGTCCCTCCTATGGACTCTCTAGCTTCCCCTCGTACACTAGGTGCTTCCCTTACTTTCTGGGTTCCAGACACACAGGCTGCTCTCAACTGTGCAAACATAACCCGTCCTGCCCACATCCTTTGCctctgctgttctctctgcctgggggtggggagggggtaagGGCATGCTGGGCAGAGAGTATCATGTTACAGGATGCAGTAAGTGGCTTTGCCTGATGTCAGAGCAGGGGGCACAATAAGACTGCAGGAGGTTGGAATCAGACTGGGGAGTGCCACAAATGTCAGTGGGGCATGGCATGTGGCCTTGGGGACATGAAAGGAAGTTGTCCTGCCTCCCAGTGCAGGGGTCCCTGGAGAGAGGACTAGAGGCCATGAAGGACAGTCCAGGGGCAAATGT
This sequence is a window from Macaca fascicularis isolate 582-1 chromosome 2, T2T-MFA8v1.1. Protein-coding genes within it:
- the ITIH3 gene encoding LOW QUALITY PROTEIN: inter-alpha-trypsin inhibitor heavy chain H3 (The sequence of the model RefSeq protein was modified relative to this genomic sequence to represent the inferred CDS: substituted 1 base at 1 genomic stop codon), producing the protein MASAWWPCLILALLSGLAASGSPRGPFLLLGKRSLPEGVANGVEVYSTKINSKVTSRFAHNVVTTRAVNRADTAKEVSFDVELPKTAFITNFTLTIDGVTYPGNVKEKEVAKKQYEKAVSQGKTAGLVKASGRKLEKFTVSVNVAAGSKVTFELTYEELLKRHKGKYEMYLKVQPKQLIKHFEIDVDIFEPQGISMLDAEASFITNDLLGSALTKSFSGKKGHVSFKPSLDQQRSCPTCTDSLLNGDFTITYDVNRESPGNVQIVNGYFVHFFAPRGLPVVPKNVAFVIDISGSMAGRKLEQTKEALLRILEDMKEEDYLNFILFSGDVSTWKEHLVQATPENLQEAKTFVKSMEDKGMTNINDGLLRGISMLNKAREEHRVPERSTSIVIMLTDGDANVGESRPEKIQENVRNAIGGKFPLYNLGFGNNLNYNFLENMALENHGFARRIYEDSDADLQLQGFYEEVANPLLTGVEMEYPENAILGLTQNTYQHFYDGSEIVVAGRLVGEDVNSFKADVKGHGAANDLTFTEEVDMKEMEKALQERDYIFGNYIERLWAYLTIEQLLEKRKNAHGEEKENLTAQALDLSLKYHFVTPLTSMVVTKPEDNEDERAIADKPGEDAEGRASPAATGLPHLHLXAGHVWTGPSLSPQNSPDKRTGAPTPVSPAMSYLTSYQPPQNPYYYVDGDPHFIIQVPEKDDALCFNINEAPGTVLRLIQDPVTGLTVNGQIVGDKRSSPDSKTRKTYFGKLGIANAQMDFQVEVTTEKITLWNRAVPSTFSWLDTVTVTQDGLSMMINRKKNVVVSFGDGVTFVVVLHQVWKKHPVHCDFLGFYVVDSHRMSAQTHGLLGQFFQPFDFKVSDIRPGSDPTKPDATLVVKNHQLTVTRGSQKDYRKDASIGTKVVCWFVHNNGEGLIDGVHTDYIVPNLF